Within the Chitinivorax sp. B genome, the region GTTACCCACCTTGCTGAAGGCCATCGAACGAGGCTGCTTGGTCATCAATATGGATAACAAACTGGATGACCGTGCGTTGGCTGCGGCAGGAGTTAATATCCCATTCGTTGGCCCCAGCAATTTCGCTGGTGCAAAAAGCGTGGGCGAATATGTGGCGCGCCAACTTCCAGCGGGCAGTTTTGTTGGGTTGATTGAAGGGCCGCCGAATTCGATCAACGCAAAAGCACGTAGTGATGGCTTCCGTGCCGCGTTACGAGCAGCAAACATGAATGTTGCCGGCATCCGTTCCGGTTTTTGGGAAGTCGAAAAAGGAAAAGCTGCCGCGTTGGAGCTGTTGAAAGCCTTTCCCGATATCAAGGCATTGCTATGCGGGAACGACAACATGGCGATTGGGGCCGCCGCAGCCGTAAACAGCAGAAGTGCCACCGTGTCGGTTCTGGTAGCCGGTTATGACCACATCCCCGCAATCCGTCCTTTGATTGCTGAAGGCAAGGTGGCAGCCACTGCCGATCAGCACCCGGAAACCCAGGTGGAATTCGCTATTGATTTGGCTACCAACGCCGTCAAAAAACGCATGATGCAAAGCGAGTTACCTACAATTGTCCAGACACCTGTACAACTGATTACCCAATGATTCTTCGCTGTATTCGATATGGATCACGCTGTTGCAGATTATTGACAGTCTGGATAATGACTGTGGCAGCTGCAAAAGCAGCGGTCACACTGGATGTGTATGCTGATGCTTATCCACCTTTCCTGAACATCCACAAAAACAGTTTGCGTGGCCCGATGGTGGAAGCTTTTGCCAAACTGATGGCTCAACGAGGGATCACCCCCCGCTTCATTGCCCAACCCACCAAGCGGGTGATGCTGACCATTGCCACTACCCCAAACAGTTGTGGACTGGCTGTCAATTTCTCACCCGGTGACGCGGAAACCATCACCTATGTTGCCCGAATTGCGCCTGTCACAATCGCCGTTTATGCCAGAAAAGACTGGAACCACGTCATCAAATCGGTTGCTGATCTCAAGTCGCACTCCATTGGCGCCATTGATATCGCCGAAATCCGAGATCTACTAGACCTGGCTGGTATCCGTTACGAACCACTAGCTAAAACCAGCAGCGGTATGCGAATGTTGGCCGCAGCACGATTCGATTTGTTGATCAGTGATCTGAACCCAGAGTATTTGACCGGTAAGGACCAACAGGCACATGATATCCACAACGTATTGACCCTCGCTCGCCTGGATCGTTGGTTGGCCTGCAACCCAAAAATTGATTCCACCACCTTATCCACCCTGCGGCGCACCTTAAAAACGGGCCTGTTCAATGAATCCACCCAAATAATCTGGCAGCAGCACGGACTGGTCGCCTACTGGCGTGAGGCCATGCAGGAATGGAATGACGTCGCTCCCCCTGTTAGTGGCAAATAAGTACATTTCCGGATCAGGCCACTCTCGGGCCAAACTGATCGATATAATAAGGCGCTATTGAGTACCTTTTCTAAAGCCATTCACGATGAAGTAACTCTGGCCCCCATTCTTCCATAACGTTTGGTCTGGATTTCGATTGTTGGGATTACAACCGATCCAAGTGTGAAATTCCCGCTGTACACCCGAACAGTTCGCA harbors:
- a CDS encoding substrate-binding domain-containing protein: MNRRQFNQWASLLLAQLLASPGHAAGKPVIGMLLKSMRNEFFKLMADAAQKYYRAKASEFELLLDGVQEETDVKGQEDIIKRWAGRQLDALIVVPADSVTLLPTLLKAIERGCLVINMDNKLDDRALAAAGVNIPFVGPSNFAGAKSVGEYVARQLPAGSFVGLIEGPPNSINAKARSDGFRAALRAANMNVAGIRSGFWEVEKGKAAALELLKAFPDIKALLCGNDNMAIGAAAAVNSRSATVSVLVAGYDHIPAIRPLIAEGKVAATADQHPETQVEFAIDLATNAVKKRMMQSELPTIVQTPVQLITQ